One region of Mangifera indica cultivar Alphonso chromosome 3, CATAS_Mindica_2.1, whole genome shotgun sequence genomic DNA includes:
- the LOC123210153 gene encoding AAA-ATPase At3g50940-like: MSKAQIALSTAASLAASAMLIRSIANDILPSEIQDYLYAGLYRISRCMSSQLTFVIEEFQGLAMNQVFEAAHLYLGARANATSTQRLRVGKTENQKTFAISLDRNEEILDVFQNVKLKWRFVCMQIKSPSMYGHGNMQDYNSSLRSEFRQYELSFHKKHKDLVLNLYLPHIVEKANAIKKESNMIKLHTVNYDRWDSNDTFLKHPMTFQTLAMDEELKKELMEDLDNFINGKEYYERIGRSWKRGYLVHGPPGTGKSSLIAAMANHLKFDIYDLDLTGIESNSDLRFLLLSMPSQSMLVIEDIDCSLKLQNRESEDASENQSKNQRENKVSAISMLTEGNSYEPAKPEYLLVHRKWFSSDLVEFVKLKLKVG; the protein is encoded by the coding sequence ATGTCTAAAGCCCAGATAGCTTTGTCAACAGCAGCCTCACTTGCTGCATCTGCAATGCTAATTCGAAGCATTGCCAACGACATTTTACCCTCCGAAATTCAAGACTACTTGTATGCCGGCCTGTACAGGATTTCGCGCTGTATGTCTTCTCAACTCACCTTTGTTATAGAGGAGTTCCAGGGACTCGCCATGAACCAGGTCTTTGAGGCAGCCCATTTGTACTTGGGTGCGAGAGCCAACGCCACTTCAACTCAGAGACTCAGAGTCGGCAAGACTGAGAATCAGAAGACCTTTGCAATCAGCCTCGACAGAAATGAAGAAATTCTCGATGTTTTTCAAAATGTCAAGCTGAAATGGCGATTTGTCTGTATGCAAATTAAATCACCTTCAATGTACGGACATGGAAACATGCAGGATTATAATTCGTCGCTGCGATCAGAATTTAGACAATATGAATTGAGTTTTCACAAGAAACACAAAGACTTGGTGCTGAATCTCTACTTGCCACACATAGTAGAGAAGGCAAATGCAATAAAAAAGGAGAGCAATATGATTAAGCTTCACACTGTTAACTATGACCGATGGGATTCAAACGACACCTTTCTTAAGCACCCAATGACCTTCCAGACCCTTGCGATGGATGAAGAGCTCAAGAAGGAGCTCATGGAGGATCTGGATAACTTCATCAATGGGAAGGAGTACTATGAAAGAATTGGCAGATCTTGGAAACGTGGGTACTTGGTACATGGACCACCAGGCACCGGGAAGTCAAGTTTGATTGCAGCCATGGCTAATCACTTGAAGTTTGACATCTATGACTTGGATTTAACAGGCATCGAATCCAATTCAGATCTTCGATTTCTGCTGCTTAGCATGCCCAGCCAATCTATGCTTGTCATTGAGGATATCGATTGCTCTTTGAAGCTGCAAAATAGGGAATCAGAGGATGCATCAGAGAATCAATCAAAGAATCAGAGAGAAAACAAGGTTAGTGCTATTAGTATGTTGACAGAAGGAAACTCCTATGAACCGGCCAAGCCCGAATATCTGTTGGTTCATAGAAAATGGTTTAGTTCAGATTTAGTGGAGTTtgtcaaactaaaattaaaagtgggttga